Proteins from one Chitinophaga oryzae genomic window:
- a CDS encoding sulfite exporter TauE/SafE family protein produces the protein METSISTLSVKQQGRKWQWWHTAGTAVVTIALLVLLFPYLTPEATQVKVHDFLGTVFTTEILFYIAAGLCAQLVDGALGMAYGATSSSLLLGMGVSPAVSSASVHVAEVFTTGASGFSHFKLGNVNKKLFLCLLIPGMTGAITGAYLLADRINGDLIKPYISVYLLVLGVIVIRKAFRRHQRKARTKRLAPLAFAGGFMDAVGGGGWGPIVTATLLSKGRAVHYTIGSVNAAEFFISLSSAITFLFFTGISSWQVIIGLVTGGVIASPFAALLVRKIKRKPLMILVGTLIILLSLRTLIGLLG, from the coding sequence ATGGAAACATCGATCAGTACACTTTCCGTAAAACAACAGGGCCGTAAATGGCAATGGTGGCATACCGCAGGAACGGCGGTCGTTACTATAGCCCTGCTGGTGCTGCTTTTTCCTTACCTCACACCGGAAGCCACGCAAGTGAAAGTTCACGACTTCCTGGGCACTGTTTTTACCACTGAAATACTTTTCTATATCGCGGCCGGCCTGTGCGCCCAGTTGGTGGATGGCGCACTGGGCATGGCCTATGGCGCTACCTCATCTTCTTTATTACTGGGCATGGGCGTATCGCCTGCTGTGAGCAGCGCCAGTGTACATGTGGCGGAAGTCTTTACCACCGGCGCATCCGGCTTTTCACATTTTAAACTCGGGAATGTCAACAAAAAGCTGTTCCTGTGTTTACTGATACCCGGAATGACAGGCGCCATCACCGGCGCTTACCTGCTGGCCGACCGGATCAATGGAGATCTTATCAAACCCTATATCAGCGTATACCTGCTGGTACTGGGCGTTATCGTTATCCGGAAAGCATTCCGGCGTCATCAGCGTAAAGCCAGGACCAAAAGGCTTGCGCCGCTGGCCTTCGCCGGCGGGTTTATGGACGCTGTCGGCGGCGGCGGATGGGGCCCGATCGTGACCGCCACCTTGCTCAGTAAAGGCCGCGCGGTACACTATACCATCGGCTCCGTCAATGCCGCAGAGTTTTTCATTTCCCTTTCCAGCGCCATTACCTTCCTGTTCTTCACCGGCATCAGCAGCTGGCAGGTGATCATCGGACTCGTTACCGGAGGTGTGATCGCCTCCCCGTTTGCCGCTTTACTGGTACGTAAAATCAAACGCAAGCCCCTGATGATACTGGTGGGCACGTTAATAATACTGCTTAGTCTCCGTACGCTTATCGGGCTCCTG
- a CDS encoding TonB-dependent receptor yields the protein MQKFLPILAKILILALVFTPTLSKAQLNGSYVIEGKITDDRSAGLPGASVQIKGTSFGTTTDSTGRFQLTTNTRFPLKLVIRLIGYQPQEFEVKNSNSKVAIQLFTQSLLVNEVVVSASRQQEKLLRSPVAIEKLDIRALKETPSSTFYDALGNLKGVQMTTAGLTFKVFNTRGFNVPNNFRFMQLVDGVDNQAATLGVPLGNAIGPTELDIQSVEVTPGASSALYGMNAINGMSNLVTKNPFDYQGVSVYQKIAFNHFDGKGSSPKPLTETAIRYAQAYTKWFAWKINASYMQGTDWYADSHDDFTPQSKINPDFPQLSGENNIAADNWNKYADQGNISITDKDGRAYTVHRTGYWEKDLVGDYTVRNTKIDGSLNFRLPNKIEISLASRWGQMDGFFQRGNRIGLRGVTVSNHKLEITHPDFTVRSYISIENTGKSYNMNPLADNLEKSFKSDKTWQKDYTTGLNNALTQGADLVAAHKAARAFADAGRFEPGTAAFEAQRDKIKTINDWDIYPTSKNPANTSGGAALKQMSRFYHTEGTWNLRKYIHFADVLVGADYRTYEIIPDGNNFVDFTLPLDKRNQEGGKHIWYGKVGGFAQISKSFFHDALKLTGSLRYDKNEQFTGKVNPRIAAVYTVKDKHNFRVSWQNGFRFPSLFEAFSFVNNGQVRRVGGLAFIEEGLGYFKNSYLTTSVDAFNVAVNKTINAEHISKEAAAAKNAGVLKVANLEPIVPEEITSFEAGYKAVLLDNKLFIDLDGYYSSYKNFIGQIEAVVPQTGNVNSPDAAVLNQMLDKSLQNRYRVWANSKSTVNNYGFAAAVTYDIYKNYTVSGNVNFNRLTQDKTKDDALVPGFNTPQWFTNISVGNRNLFKNIGFNVVWHWQDTFYWQNLFGNADVPAYSTVDAQVTYRVPKIKTSFKLGASNLLNTAYFQYVGGPTIRGLYYLTITYDNVFKK from the coding sequence ATGCAAAAGTTCTTACCAATACTGGCCAAAATCCTCATTTTGGCACTGGTATTCACACCAACCCTATCAAAGGCACAACTCAACGGCTCTTACGTCATCGAAGGCAAAATCACGGACGATCGCAGCGCCGGCCTGCCAGGCGCTTCTGTACAGATAAAAGGCACGTCGTTCGGCACTACTACCGACAGCACGGGCCGTTTTCAGCTGACCACCAACACGCGTTTCCCCCTGAAACTGGTGATCCGCCTGATTGGCTATCAGCCACAGGAGTTCGAGGTAAAAAACAGCAACAGCAAAGTAGCCATACAACTCTTCACCCAGTCACTGCTGGTCAACGAAGTGGTGGTATCCGCCTCCCGCCAGCAGGAAAAACTGCTGCGCTCACCGGTGGCCATCGAAAAACTCGATATCCGTGCGCTGAAGGAAACACCGTCATCTACCTTCTACGACGCACTGGGCAACCTTAAAGGCGTACAGATGACCACCGCCGGCCTCACCTTCAAAGTATTCAACACCCGCGGTTTTAACGTGCCCAACAACTTCCGCTTCATGCAGCTGGTAGACGGCGTGGACAACCAGGCGGCTACCCTCGGCGTTCCCCTGGGTAACGCTATCGGCCCTACGGAGCTGGACATACAGAGCGTGGAAGTCACCCCCGGCGCATCTTCCGCTCTGTATGGCATGAACGCCATCAACGGCATGTCTAACCTCGTCACTAAAAACCCGTTCGATTACCAGGGGGTCAGCGTATATCAGAAAATAGCGTTCAATCATTTCGATGGCAAAGGCAGCAGCCCCAAGCCACTCACAGAAACGGCCATACGCTACGCCCAGGCATACACCAAATGGTTCGCCTGGAAAATCAATGCCAGTTACATGCAGGGCACCGACTGGTACGCTGACAGTCACGATGACTTCACCCCGCAAAGCAAGATCAACCCCGACTTTCCGCAGCTCAGCGGTGAAAACAATATCGCCGCCGACAACTGGAACAAATATGCCGACCAGGGCAACATCTCCATCACCGACAAAGATGGCCGCGCCTATACCGTGCACCGTACCGGCTACTGGGAGAAAGACCTCGTAGGCGACTACACCGTACGCAATACCAAAATAGACGGCTCCCTCAATTTCCGGCTGCCCAACAAAATTGAAATATCCCTCGCCTCCCGCTGGGGGCAGATGGACGGCTTCTTTCAACGCGGCAACCGCATCGGCCTCAGAGGCGTCACCGTTTCCAACCACAAACTGGAAATAACACACCCCGATTTCACCGTACGCTCTTACATTTCTATCGAGAATACCGGTAAATCCTACAACATGAACCCGCTGGCGGACAACCTGGAGAAGTCTTTCAAGTCGGATAAAACATGGCAGAAAGATTATACCACCGGTCTCAACAACGCCCTGACACAGGGGGCAGACCTGGTGGCCGCGCATAAAGCCGCACGCGCCTTCGCAGACGCCGGCCGCTTTGAACCCGGCACCGCCGCCTTTGAAGCGCAGCGCGATAAAATCAAAACCATCAACGACTGGGATATTTACCCCACTTCCAAAAACCCCGCAAACACCAGCGGCGGCGCCGCGCTCAAACAAATGAGCCGCTTCTATCACACAGAAGGCACCTGGAACCTGCGCAAATACATCCACTTCGCAGATGTGCTGGTAGGCGCCGATTACCGCACCTACGAGATCATCCCCGACGGCAACAACTTCGTGGATTTCACACTGCCGCTCGACAAACGCAACCAGGAAGGCGGTAAACATATCTGGTACGGCAAAGTGGGCGGCTTCGCACAAATCAGCAAGTCCTTCTTCCATGATGCGCTGAAGCTGACCGGCTCCCTGCGCTACGATAAAAACGAACAGTTCACCGGCAAGGTAAATCCCCGTATCGCCGCTGTATATACCGTAAAAGACAAACACAATTTCCGGGTGTCCTGGCAAAACGGCTTCCGCTTCCCCTCTCTGTTTGAAGCCTTCTCTTTCGTGAACAACGGGCAGGTGCGGCGTGTAGGCGGCCTCGCCTTTATCGAAGAGGGGCTGGGCTACTTTAAAAACTCTTATCTCACTACTTCCGTAGACGCTTTCAACGTAGCGGTCAACAAAACCATTAATGCGGAACATATCAGCAAAGAAGCTGCCGCCGCCAAAAACGCCGGTGTGCTGAAAGTTGCCAACCTCGAGCCCATCGTGCCGGAAGAAATCACTTCCTTCGAAGCAGGGTATAAAGCCGTACTGCTGGACAATAAGCTGTTCATCGACCTCGATGGTTATTACAGCTCCTATAAAAACTTTATCGGCCAGATTGAAGCCGTAGTACCGCAAACCGGCAATGTCAATTCACCGGATGCCGCAGTGCTGAACCAAATGCTCGACAAATCGTTGCAGAACCGCTACCGTGTATGGGCCAACAGCAAATCTACGGTTAACAACTACGGCTTCGCCGCCGCGGTTACGTACGACATTTACAAAAATTACACGGTGAGCGGTAATGTGAACTTCAACAGGCTGACGCAGGATAAAACCAAAGACGATGCGCTGGTACCAGGTTTCAACACCCCGCAGTGGTTTACCAACATCAGTGTCGGCAACCGTAACCTCTTTAAAAATATAGGCTTCAACGTTGTATGGCACTGGCAGGATACTTTCTACTGGCAGAACCTCTTCGGCAATGCTGACGTGCCGGCATACAGCACCGTAGACGCGCAGGTCACCTACCGGGTGCCGAAGATCAAAACATCTTTCAAACTGGGCGCCTCCAATCTGCTGAATACAGCGTACTTCCAGTATGTTGGCGGGCCTACCATCCGTGGTTTGTACTACCTCACCATCACCTATGACAACGTGTTCAAAAAATAG
- a CDS encoding lipoprotein signal peptidase, translating into MKYRHVVFIVILILVIDQTLKFWIKTHMFMQQEFIIFPNWFRIHFIENEGMAYGLKFGGDFGKILLTTFRLVAVVAGFIYMKKLIREKYSTGLLICGSLILAGAAGNLIDSMFYGLIFNDSIGYEVAQFMPPGGGYGSFLHGRVVDMLYFPIYEGYLPSWIPFKGGDYFVFFRPVFNIADAAISVGVITILLFQKRFFARHTAAQQEKAASHAEI; encoded by the coding sequence TTGAAATATCGTCACGTAGTTTTTATTGTTATCCTTATCCTGGTTATTGATCAGACGCTGAAATTCTGGATCAAGACGCACATGTTCATGCAGCAGGAGTTCATCATTTTCCCCAACTGGTTCCGTATCCACTTCATTGAAAATGAAGGGATGGCCTACGGTCTCAAATTTGGCGGCGACTTCGGCAAAATCCTGCTGACCACCTTCCGGTTGGTAGCAGTGGTGGCCGGCTTCATCTACATGAAAAAGCTTATCCGGGAAAAATACAGCACAGGTTTACTGATCTGTGGCTCCCTGATCCTGGCCGGTGCGGCCGGCAACCTGATAGATAGCATGTTCTACGGGCTTATCTTCAACGACAGTATCGGCTACGAAGTAGCACAGTTCATGCCTCCCGGCGGTGGTTACGGCAGTTTCCTTCACGGCCGCGTGGTGGATATGCTGTACTTCCCCATCTATGAAGGTTACCTGCCCAGCTGGATTCCCTTTAAAGGTGGTGATTACTTTGTGTTTTTCCGCCCGGTATTTAACATCGCCGACGCCGCCATCTCAGTTGGCGTGATCACTATCCTGCTGTTCCAGAAACGGTTCTTTGCCCGGCATACCGCCGCCCAACAGGAGAAAGCCGCCAGCCACGCGGAGATCTAA
- a CDS encoding bifunctional UDP-N-acetylmuramoyl-tripeptide:D-alanyl-D-alanine ligase/alanine racemase, translating into MYNAASINKTLKGELLQETGFSEIEHLLLDSRKLSFPETSVFIPLVSPRRNAHQYMEELYRKGVSNFIVSEPVPLEKYPKANIILVKDTLQALHTLVAFHRQQFHIPVIGITGSNGKTIVKEWLYQLLEKDYNIVRSPKSYNSQTGVPLSVWQMKPEHQLAIFEAGISQPGEMVNLEKIIRPTIGIFTNIGEAHSEGFLNIRQKINEKLVLFAKSDILIYCKDYLALNECVLSFHNQVGKKENQEGGGGGPELFSWSRKTDADLRIVTIEKHDNQTRIEALYKQETLHINIPFVDEGSIENAIHCWALMLYLGKEQEVIQQRMDLLSNIAMRLELKQGINNSSVINDAYNLDLGSLTIALDFLQQQQQHATRTVILSDILQSGKSDATLYEEVADLLQKKGINKLIAIGKNIGREKKSFQQVEGLKTQFFNTTDEYVQQFNADDFENETILVKGSRVFQFERIGKLLEQKAHQTILEINLSAIAHNVKQYQSLLKPGTKLMAMVKAFSYGSGSFEIANLLQFHGIDYLAVAYADEGVELRRAGITMPIMVMNPEPASFDAILHWNLEPEIYSMGILLQFMEEVSAAGKTEFPIHIKLDTGMHRLGFVKKDIPALSQALTANELLKVQSIFSHLAASEDPEKDALTQQQGRLFYEMSHELQKALSYTVIRHISNSSGITRHPELHLDMVRLGIGMYGLDYSNGIQDQLRNVSTLKTTVAQLKNLEIGDSVGYGARWTAKAPAVTATVRIGYADGYPRRLGNGVGKMLIRGKLAPVIGAVAMDMLMLDVTHIPDIMEGDEVIVFGQDLSVQQLADWADTIAYEILTGISQRVKRVYFQE; encoded by the coding sequence GTGTATAACGCAGCAAGCATTAACAAGACACTCAAAGGGGAATTGTTGCAAGAGACCGGATTTTCTGAAATTGAACATCTGTTACTGGACAGCCGGAAGCTGAGTTTTCCGGAAACATCTGTGTTCATACCCCTTGTTAGCCCCCGGCGCAATGCTCATCAATACATGGAGGAGCTGTACCGCAAAGGGGTTAGCAATTTCATTGTGAGTGAACCCGTGCCTTTGGAAAAATATCCTAAAGCCAACATCATCCTGGTAAAAGATACGCTGCAGGCCCTGCATACGCTGGTAGCATTCCACCGGCAGCAGTTCCATATTCCTGTCATCGGTATCACCGGCAGCAACGGTAAAACCATCGTTAAAGAATGGCTGTACCAGTTGCTGGAAAAGGATTACAACATTGTACGCAGCCCGAAGAGCTACAACTCCCAGACAGGCGTGCCGCTCTCCGTATGGCAGATGAAACCGGAACACCAGCTGGCTATCTTCGAGGCCGGCATTTCTCAGCCCGGCGAGATGGTGAACCTGGAAAAGATCATCCGTCCTACCATCGGTATCTTTACCAATATCGGCGAAGCCCACAGTGAAGGATTTCTCAACATCCGGCAGAAGATCAACGAAAAGCTGGTCCTCTTCGCCAAAAGCGATATTCTTATCTATTGCAAAGACTATCTCGCCCTGAATGAGTGCGTATTGTCTTTCCACAACCAGGTCGGCAAGAAAGAAAACCAGGAAGGCGGTGGCGGCGGTCCGGAGCTCTTCTCCTGGTCCCGCAAAACAGACGCTGACCTGCGTATTGTTACCATCGAGAAACATGACAACCAGACCCGTATTGAAGCGCTGTACAAACAGGAAACACTGCACATCAATATTCCTTTTGTAGATGAAGGCTCTATCGAAAACGCCATTCACTGCTGGGCCCTCATGCTGTATCTCGGCAAGGAACAGGAAGTGATCCAGCAACGGATGGACCTGCTCAGTAACATCGCCATGCGGCTGGAACTGAAACAGGGCATCAATAACAGCTCTGTGATCAACGATGCGTACAACCTCGATCTGGGCTCGCTGACCATTGCGCTCGATTTCCTCCAGCAGCAACAGCAGCATGCCACCCGCACCGTCATCCTGAGCGATATCCTGCAAAGCGGCAAAAGCGACGCCACCTTATATGAAGAAGTGGCCGACCTGTTGCAGAAAAAGGGCATCAATAAACTGATCGCCATCGGGAAAAACATTGGCCGGGAAAAGAAAAGTTTCCAGCAGGTGGAAGGCTTAAAAACACAGTTTTTTAATACCACCGATGAATATGTTCAGCAGTTCAACGCCGATGATTTCGAGAACGAAACCATCCTGGTGAAGGGCTCCCGCGTTTTCCAGTTCGAGCGGATCGGAAAACTGCTGGAGCAGAAAGCGCATCAGACTATCCTCGAGATCAACCTGAGCGCTATTGCACACAACGTGAAACAATATCAGTCGTTGCTGAAGCCAGGCACCAAGCTGATGGCCATGGTGAAAGCATTCTCCTATGGCAGCGGCAGCTTTGAAATTGCCAATCTGCTGCAGTTCCATGGCATTGACTACCTCGCGGTGGCCTATGCAGACGAAGGTGTGGAACTGCGCCGCGCCGGTATTACCATGCCGATCATGGTAATGAATCCCGAGCCGGCCAGCTTTGACGCAATCCTGCACTGGAACCTCGAACCGGAAATTTATTCCATGGGCATCCTGTTGCAGTTTATGGAAGAAGTGAGTGCTGCAGGCAAGACCGAATTCCCGATCCATATCAAGCTGGACACGGGTATGCACCGCCTCGGCTTTGTGAAAAAGGATATCCCCGCATTGTCGCAGGCGCTGACAGCCAACGAGCTGCTGAAGGTACAGTCCATTTTCAGTCACCTTGCCGCCAGCGAAGACCCGGAGAAAGATGCGCTGACACAGCAGCAGGGCCGTTTGTTCTATGAAATGAGCCATGAACTGCAAAAAGCGCTGAGTTATACCGTGATCCGCCACATTTCCAACAGCTCCGGCATCACCCGGCATCCGGAACTCCACCTGGACATGGTAAGACTGGGTATTGGCATGTACGGCCTCGATTACAGCAATGGCATCCAGGACCAGCTGCGGAATGTCAGCACCCTGAAAACCACCGTGGCACAGCTTAAAAACCTGGAAATCGGCGACAGCGTGGGCTATGGCGCCCGCTGGACTGCCAAAGCGCCGGCAGTGACCGCCACCGTACGCATCGGTTATGCCGACGGGTATCCCCGCAGGCTCGGCAATGGTGTCGGCAAAATGCTCATCCGCGGCAAACTCGCCCCCGTTATCGGCGCAGTGGCCATGGACATGCTGATGCTGGACGTGACGCATATCCCGGATATCATGGAAGGCGATGAGGTGATCGTTTTCGGTCAGGACCTGTCTGTACAGCAATTGGCCGACTGGGCGGATACCATTGCCTACGAAATATTAACAGGAATTTCACAGCGGGTGAAAAGGGTATATTTTCAGGAATAA